In one window of Pseudoliparis swirei isolate HS2019 ecotype Mariana Trench chromosome 15, NWPU_hadal_v1, whole genome shotgun sequence DNA:
- the sertad4 gene encoding SERTA domain-containing protein 4 isoform X2: protein MTLVLSMNPFLDPEGDSPLATYQPLWESERCTKTCLSTAALPCGSAERLTQETPCRRVPDHVSISRIAYFKRKFVDDDDEPRFSFRTYCQTVAPVLEERAHVLRLSLEKMRFIDDPEAFLRRSVLVNNLLRRLRAEIILQSTEWCFPPNPAFTAGPCVPAPGANPANPALHRALPTRICLAPQAGPPFRKRFRMVRGGHGDLRADCAQTCCCIYAAAAAAGHYLHLPFSMYDAALAACPSAPHSSFLQLASHGKLGLTVAIEEQEDEEEDAEEEEEEEDEEEEEEDEEREEDEEEEEEEEEEDDDDRREAGSSLDVKDKSSQKSRTRTLLVPTRTEEDSCTPAEKEEEEEKGELEEEEGQDARPRQWNSNATERALPKVRFWRRRAHRQ from the exons atgacctTAGTTTTGTCCATGAATCCTTTCCTGGACCCCGAAGGAGACTCTCCGCTCGCCACCTACCAGCCCCTGTGGGAGTCGGAGCGCTGCACTAAGACCTGCCTGTCGACCGCGGCGCTGCCGTGCGGCTCTGCGGAGCGGTTGACGCAAG AAACACCCTGCAGGCGAGTTCCTGATCATGTTTCCATATCGAGGATTGCATACTTCAAGAGGAAGTTtgttgatgatgacgatgagcCTCGATTCAGCTTCAGGACGTACTGCCAGACT GTGGCTCCGGTCTTGGAGGAGCGCGCCCACGTGCTGCGCCTCTCCCTGGAGAAGATGCGCTTCATCGACGACCCCGAGGCCTTCCTCCGCCGCTCCGTCCTCGTGAACAACCTCCTCCGGCGCCTGCGCGCTGAGATTATTCTCCAGAGCACCGAGTGGTGCTTCCCGCCCAACCCGGCGTTCACCGCCGGGCCCTGCGTCCCGGCGCCCGGCGCTAACCCCGCCAACCCGGCCCTGCACCGAGCGTTACCCACCCGGATCTGCCTGGCGCCCCAAGCCGGACCGCCCTTTCGGAAGCGCTTCCGAATGGTCCGCGGAGGACACGGGGATCTACGCGCTGACTGCGCTCAGACGTGCTGCTGCATCTACGCGGCGGCCGCCGCCGCAGGACACTACCTCCACCTCCCGTTCTCCATGTACGACGCGGCTCTCGCGGCCTGCCCCTCCGCACCGCACTCCTCTTTCCTTCAGCTCGCGAGCCACGGTAAGTTAGGGCTGACCGTGGCCATTGAAGagcaggaagatgaggaggaagatgctgaggaggaggaggaggaggaagatgaggaggaagaggaagaggatgaagagagagaagaagatgaggaggaggaagaggaggaggaagaagaggatgatgatgatagaAGAGAAGCTGGGTCTTCCCTTGATGTTAAGGACAAGTCGAGCCAGAAAAGTAGGACTAGGACTTTGCTGGTTCCcacaaggacagaggaggacagctGCACGCCagcagaaaaagaggaggaggaggagaagggagagctggaggaggaagaggggcagGATGCAAGACCTCGTCAGTGGAACTCCAATGCCACAGAACGGGCGCTGCCCAAGGTCCGCTTTTGGCGCCGCAGGGCTCACAGACAATGA
- the sertad4 gene encoding SERTA domain-containing protein 4 isoform X1 — MTLVLSMNPFLDPEGDSPLATYQPLWESERCTKTCLSTAALPCGSAERLTQETPCRRVPDHVSISRIAYFKRKFVDDDDEPRFSFRTYCQTVTALTGRVLQVAPVLEERAHVLRLSLEKMRFIDDPEAFLRRSVLVNNLLRRLRAEIILQSTEWCFPPNPAFTAGPCVPAPGANPANPALHRALPTRICLAPQAGPPFRKRFRMVRGGHGDLRADCAQTCCCIYAAAAAAGHYLHLPFSMYDAALAACPSAPHSSFLQLASHGKLGLTVAIEEQEDEEEDAEEEEEEEDEEEEEEDEEREEDEEEEEEEEEEDDDDRREAGSSLDVKDKSSQKSRTRTLLVPTRTEEDSCTPAEKEEEEEKGELEEEEGQDARPRQWNSNATERALPKVRFWRRRAHRQ, encoded by the exons atgacctTAGTTTTGTCCATGAATCCTTTCCTGGACCCCGAAGGAGACTCTCCGCTCGCCACCTACCAGCCCCTGTGGGAGTCGGAGCGCTGCACTAAGACCTGCCTGTCGACCGCGGCGCTGCCGTGCGGCTCTGCGGAGCGGTTGACGCAAG AAACACCCTGCAGGCGAGTTCCTGATCATGTTTCCATATCGAGGATTGCATACTTCAAGAGGAAGTTtgttgatgatgacgatgagcCTCGATTCAGCTTCAGGACGTACTGCCAGACT GTAACGGCTCTAACGGGGCGTGTCCTGCAGGTGGCTCCGGTCTTGGAGGAGCGCGCCCACGTGCTGCGCCTCTCCCTGGAGAAGATGCGCTTCATCGACGACCCCGAGGCCTTCCTCCGCCGCTCCGTCCTCGTGAACAACCTCCTCCGGCGCCTGCGCGCTGAGATTATTCTCCAGAGCACCGAGTGGTGCTTCCCGCCCAACCCGGCGTTCACCGCCGGGCCCTGCGTCCCGGCGCCCGGCGCTAACCCCGCCAACCCGGCCCTGCACCGAGCGTTACCCACCCGGATCTGCCTGGCGCCCCAAGCCGGACCGCCCTTTCGGAAGCGCTTCCGAATGGTCCGCGGAGGACACGGGGATCTACGCGCTGACTGCGCTCAGACGTGCTGCTGCATCTACGCGGCGGCCGCCGCCGCAGGACACTACCTCCACCTCCCGTTCTCCATGTACGACGCGGCTCTCGCGGCCTGCCCCTCCGCACCGCACTCCTCTTTCCTTCAGCTCGCGAGCCACGGTAAGTTAGGGCTGACCGTGGCCATTGAAGagcaggaagatgaggaggaagatgctgaggaggaggaggaggaggaagatgaggaggaagaggaagaggatgaagagagagaagaagatgaggaggaggaagaggaggaggaagaagaggatgatgatgatagaAGAGAAGCTGGGTCTTCCCTTGATGTTAAGGACAAGTCGAGCCAGAAAAGTAGGACTAGGACTTTGCTGGTTCCcacaaggacagaggaggacagctGCACGCCagcagaaaaagaggaggaggaggagaagggagagctggaggaggaagaggggcagGATGCAAGACCTCGTCAGTGGAACTCCAATGCCACAGAACGGGCGCTGCCCAAGGTCCGCTTTTGGCGCCGCAGGGCTCACAGACAATGA